One region of Deltaproteobacteria bacterium genomic DNA includes:
- a CDS encoding tRNA (cytidine(34)-2'-O)-methyltransferase: protein MTCDIAAIRHRELEDPQLNVVLYQPEIPANTGNIARLCGAAEIRLHLIFPLGFRVDDRHLKRAGLDYWPEVDVQYHASFEKFLAGRDMGRKLLAFTRHASTPYTDARANPGDYLLFGQETRGLPLAIRESYPCYAIPIWGRVRSLNLSTTVGIVVYHYLHQMGRF, encoded by the coding sequence ATGACGTGTGATATTGCCGCCATCAGGCACAGAGAACTTGAAGATCCCCAACTGAATGTGGTTTTGTACCAGCCCGAGATTCCCGCCAATACGGGAAACATCGCCAGATTGTGCGGGGCCGCAGAAATCCGGCTGCATCTGATCTTTCCTTTGGGCTTCCGGGTGGACGACCGGCATCTCAAGCGGGCCGGCCTGGATTACTGGCCCGAGGTGGACGTCCAATACCACGCCAGCTTTGAAAAATTCCTGGCAGGGAGGGATATGGGCCGGAAGCTCCTGGCATTCACCCGGCATGCATCCACCCCCTATACCGATGCCAGGGCCAATCCCGGGGACTACCTTTTATTCGGGCAGGAGACCAGGGGGCTGCCCTTGGCGATTCGGGAATCATATCCCTGTTACGCCATACCCATCTGGGGGAGGGTGCGGAGTTTGAACCTCTCCACCACCGTCGGCATTGTTGTCTATCACTATCTCCACCAGATGGGAAGGTTCTGA
- a CDS encoding 5'-nucleotidase C-terminal domain-containing protein produces MNGLQSNENYKRCLRFLVLVLLLCLWACTPAASKPDSHSSTHHLVVLFTNDTHGHPVKFQYGQIPDVGGLPARATLVKEIRDQHPNVLVLDAGDLNTGSAESDLFKAEPDIVGYNYIGYDAMALGNHEFDNPLDVLNGQMARAAFPFLSANVRTREGDRVGTPYIIKAFDGFKVAIIGLTAKETRITGNPQHIREMVFQDEVDAARALVPMLRREGDIVIALTHLGVYEDNSRGSRRLAAQVGGIDLIVDGNTHTKLTAPVVVRHPDSGGDAIIVQAWQYGLVLGRIDLWIRERRIIDYTMELIPINLKKAVTRPDGGRTYEYIGKEIEEDPELLKILQPYMDKVEGILSEEIGFAEATFWNRHQRKRETALGDLVADSMLWYMGKFNPDFAFTNAGAIRADLAVGPIKKKGAFDILPFDSTAVVLRLKGTDVASLFDYVSTIRAGEGAFPQVSDGVRFTLNRLTGKCEDIRIRGQAIDPDRTYTVVTNSYLADGGDGYKVFLKGFDQVNSSTPQRDILVKYIKHLGGRIRPKIHGRIQVISGPESVDEIEGYSHNRILFHALAGAPAETR; encoded by the coding sequence ATGAACGGTCTTCAGTCAAACGAAAATTATAAGCGATGCCTCCGCTTTTTGGTCCTGGTCCTCCTCCTGTGCCTTTGGGCCTGCACCCCTGCCGCGTCCAAACCGGACAGCCATTCTTCTACCCACCATCTGGTGGTTCTTTTTACCAACGACACCCATGGGCACCCGGTAAAATTCCAGTATGGTCAGATCCCCGACGTCGGGGGCCTGCCCGCCAGGGCCACGCTTGTCAAAGAGATAAGAGACCAGCACCCGAATGTTCTGGTCCTGGATGCCGGGGATCTGAATACCGGGAGTGCGGAATCGGACTTATTCAAGGCAGAGCCGGATATCGTGGGCTACAATTACATCGGTTATGACGCCATGGCCTTGGGGAATCATGAGTTTGACAACCCCCTGGATGTCTTGAATGGGCAGATGGCCAGGGCCGCTTTTCCCTTTCTGTCTGCCAATGTGAGGACCCGGGAAGGGGATCGTGTGGGAACGCCGTATATCATCAAGGCATTCGACGGGTTCAAGGTGGCCATCATCGGCCTTACCGCCAAAGAGACGCGGATTACCGGCAACCCTCAGCACATCAGGGAAATGGTGTTTCAAGATGAAGTGGACGCGGCCCGGGCACTGGTGCCGATGCTGCGAAGAGAGGGGGATATCGTTATTGCCCTCACCCATCTGGGGGTCTATGAAGACAATTCCAGGGGTTCCCGAAGACTCGCCGCCCAGGTCGGGGGGATCGATCTCATCGTTGACGGCAATACCCATACCAAGCTGACTGCGCCGGTCGTGGTCCGACATCCCGACTCCGGCGGCGACGCCATAATTGTCCAGGCCTGGCAGTACGGGCTGGTTCTGGGGAGGATCGATCTCTGGATCCGCGAGCGGCGGATCATCGATTACACGATGGAACTGATCCCGATCAATCTTAAGAAGGCGGTGACAAGGCCGGACGGCGGCCGGACCTATGAATATATCGGGAAGGAGATCGAGGAGGACCCCGAACTCCTGAAAATATTGCAGCCTTACATGGATAAGGTGGAGGGCATTTTGTCAGAAGAGATCGGTTTTGCCGAGGCAACGTTTTGGAACCGGCATCAGAGGAAAAGGGAGACGGCCCTGGGCGATCTGGTGGCGGATTCCATGCTCTGGTACATGGGAAAATTCAATCCCGATTTTGCATTTACCAACGCAGGGGCCATCAGGGCCGATCTCGCTGTGGGTCCCATCAAAAAAAAGGGGGCCTTCGATATCCTCCCCTTTGACAGTACGGCCGTTGTCTTGCGCCTCAAGGGGACAGATGTCGCCTCCCTGTTTGATTATGTGTCCACCATAAGGGCTGGAGAAGGCGCCTTTCCGCAGGTATCCGATGGGGTGCGCTTCACATTGAACCGGTTGACCGGCAAATGTGAAGACATCCGCATTCGCGGCCAAGCGATTGATCCGGACCGGACATACACGGTGGTGACCAATTCCTATTTGGCCGACGGCGGCGACGGGTATAAGGTTTTTTTAAAGGGATTTGACCAGGTTAATTCATCCACCCCTCAGCGGGATATCCTTGTAAAGTACATTAAACACCTGGGGGGTCGCATAAGGCCGAAGATCCATGGAAGGATACAGGTAATCTCCGGGCCGGAATCCGTGGATGAGATTGAAGGGTACAGCCATAACCGAATTTTGTTTCATGCTCTTGCCGGGGCCCCGGCAGAAACCCGCTGA